The following proteins are encoded in a genomic region of Serinus canaria isolate serCan28SL12 chromosome 15, serCan2020, whole genome shotgun sequence:
- the LOC103818003 gene encoding T-box-containing protein TBX6L, which yields MTKKIHVKVPCEALPSPSLEPFPQSSIVVTLEDMGLWMKFHQIGTEMIITKSGRRMFPQCKIKVSGLIPYAKYLMLVDFVPMDNFRYKWNKDQWEVAGKAEPQLPCRTYVHPDSPAPGSHWMKEPVSFQKLKLTNNTLDQHGHIILHSMHRYKPRFHIVQADDLFSVRWSIFQVFSFPETVFTSVTAYQNEQITKLKIDNNPFAKGFREHGKNTRREGRAKCQKPSPAKSQKRKLPEEKEPAAEERDFEKDENADVKEESNPVVVSSGYPFWGSEQNSSQAFPAASPVPADQREALAREQQVPTPSYHTYRFHEAGDSQQLPSRDTATLNDFRARCHALDLAMVPEHDSKQLPEGFTNLPPLPPPLPPPQDYTGVVNMALDSVGKAGARAPMYSPYGTEQGLGQWVVPSHSQYRAMSYSAFSTEYNTQGTPGHAHGTMAEWSQYPLFPYACW from the exons ATGACAAAAAAGATAC ACGTGAAAGTGCCATGTGAGgcccttccttcccccagcctggagcccttcccacagagctccaTCGTGGTCACCCTCGAGGACATGGGGCTCTGGATGAAGTTTCACCAGATAGGAACTGAGATGATCATCACCAAATCTGGCAG ACGAATGTTTCCTCAATGCAAAATCAAAGTCTCTGGCTTAATCCCGTATGCCAAGTACCTCATGCTGGTAGATTTTGTGCCAATGGATAACTTCAGGTACAAG TGGAATAAAGATCAGTGGGAAgttgctggaaaagcagagccccagctcccttGTCGCACCTATGTCCATCCAgattccccagctcctggcagccacTGGATGAAAGAACCTGTCTCCTTCCAAAAACTGAAGCTCACTAACAACACTCTGGATCAACATGGGCAT ATCATCCTGCACTCCATGCACCGTTACAAGCCGCGCTTCCACATCGTGCAGGCCGATGACCTCTTCAGTGTCCGCTGGAGCATCTTCCAGGTGTTCAGCTTCCCTGAGACTGTCTTCACCTCTGTCACTGCCTACCAGAATGAGCAG attACAAAGCTCAAGATTGACAATAATCCATTTGCTAAAGGTTTCCGTGAACATGGGAAGAACACTCGAAG GGAAGGACGAGCCAAATGCCAGAAGCCCAGTCCAGCCAAGAGCCAGAAGAGGAAGCTGCCTGAGGAAAAGGAACCTGCTGCTGAGGAACGTG ATTTTGAGAAAGATGAGAATGCAGACGTGAAGGAAGAGAGTAACCCTGTGGTGGTGAGCAGTGGATATCCCTTCTGGGGCTCGGAGCAGAACAGCAGCCAGgccttccctgcagcctcaccagtgcctgCTGACCAGAGGGAGGCTCtggccagagagcagcaggtgcCAACACCATCCTACCACACATATCG GTTCCATgaagctggggacagccagcagcttcccagccgTGACACCGCGACCTTGAACGATTTCCGGGCAAGGTGCCACGCCTTGGATCTCGCCATGGTGCCCGAGCATGACTCCAAACAGCTCCCAGAGGGCTTCACCAACctgcccccactgcccccacctctgcctcctccccaggACTACACAGGAGTGGTGAACATGGCTCTGGACTCTGTGGGGAAAGCTGGGGCCCGGGCGCCCATGTACAGTCCCTATGGCACCgagcagggcctggggcagTGGGTGGTACCTTCCCACAGCCAGTACAGGGCAATGAGCTACTCGGCCTTCTCCACGGAGTACAACACACAAGGAACTCCAGGACATGCCCATGGCACCATGGCAGAGTGGAGCCAGTACCCTCTGTTCCCCTACGCTTGCTGGTGA
- the CRKL gene encoding crk-like protein gives MSSAARFDSSDRSSWYVGPVSRAEAQTRLQGQRHGMFLVRDSSTCPGDYVLSVSENSRVSHYIINSLPNRRFKIGDQEFEHLPALLEFYKIHYLDTTTLIEPAPRYPSPPMGSGPAPAMSTAEENMEYVRTLYDFHGNDAEDLPFKKGELLAIVEKPEEQWWSARNKEGRIGMIPVPYVEKLGRPAVGKHGNRNSNSYGIPEPAHAYAQPQTATPLPSVSSTPGAVINPLPSTQNGPVYAKAVQKRVPCAYDKTALALEVGDIVKVTRMNINGQWEGEVNGRKGLFPFTHVQLFDPQNPEENE, from the exons ATGTCCTCCGCCGCTCGTTTCGATTCGTCGGACCGCTCCAGCTGGTACGTGGGCCCGGTGTCCCGGGCGGAGGCGCAGACGCGGCTGCAAGGGCAGCGGCACGGCATGTTCCTGGTGCGGGACTCGTCCACCTGCCCGGGGGACTACGTCCTCTCGGTGTCCGAGAACTCCCGCGTTTCCCACTACATCATCAACTCCCTGCCTAACCGCCGCTTTAAGATCGGCGACCAGGAGTTCGAGCACCTGCCCGCCCTGCTGGAGTTCTATAAGATCCACTACCTGGACACCACCACCCTCATCGAGCCCGCGCCCAG GTATCCAAGCCCACCAATGGGATCTGGACCTGCCCCTGCCATGTCCACGGCGGAAGAAAACATGGAGTACGTTCGGACTCTCTATGACTTCCATGGCAACGACGCCGAGGATCTTCCGTTTAAAAAGGGCGAGTTACTGGCAATTGTAGAGAAGCCAGAAGAACAGTGGTGGAGTGCCAGAAACAAGGAGGGTCGGATTGGGATGATTCCTGTTCCTTATGTAGAAAAGCTAGGCAGACCTGCTGTTGGGAAGCATGGAAACAGGAATTCCAACAGTTATGGTATTCCAGAACCTGCCCACGCTTACGCTCAGCCTCAGACGGCCACTCCCCTCCCCTCAGTATccagcacacctggagcagTGATCAATCCTCTGCCATCCACACAGAACGGACCAGTCTATGCCAAAGCTGTCCAAAAGAGAGTTCCCTGTGCTTATGACAAGACTGCACTGGCATTAGAG GTTGGAGACATTGTGAAGGTGACGAGGATGAACATCAACGGGCAGTGGGAAGGAGAAGTCAACGGGCGGAAAGGGCTCTTCCCCTTCACGCATGTGCAGCTGTTCGACCCCCAGAACCCCGAGGAGAACGAGTGA